Genomic window (Streptomyces sp. RerS4):
GAGCTGCACGCGGACGTCCTGATCGAGGACGGCCGCGTGGTGGCGCTCGCCGCCCACGGCTCGGCGCCCGCCGAGACCTGGACCGCCGACCGCACCATCGACGCCACGGGGAAGTACGTCATCCCCGGCGGGGTCGACGCGCACACCCACATGGAGCTCCCCTTCGGCGGCACCTCCGCCTCGGACACCTTCGAGACGGGCACCCGCGCCGCGGCGTGGGGAGGCACCACCACCATCGTGGACTTCGCCGTGCAGAGCGTGGGCCACTCGCTGCGCGCGGGGCTCGACGCCTGGTACGCCAAGGCGGACGGGCAGTGCGCGATCGACTACGCCTTCCACATGATCCTCTCGGACGTCAACGAGGGGACCCTGAAGGAGATGGACCTCCTGGTGGAGGAGGGCATCTCCTCGTTCAAGCTCTTCATGGCCTACCCGGGCGTCTTCTACAGCGACGACGGGCAGATCCTGCGCGCCATGCAGCGGGCGTCCGCCAACGGCGGGCTGATCATGATGCACGCCGAGAACGGCATCGCCATCGACGTCCTCGTCGAACAGGCCCTGGCGCGCGGGGAGACCGACCCCCGCCACCACGGGGAGGTCCGCAAGGTGCTGCTGGAGGCCGAGGCCACGCACCGGGCCATCCAGCTCGCCCGGGTGGCCGGCTCCCCGCTGTACGTCGTGCACGTCTCGGCGGAGGAGGCCGTCGCCGAGCTGGCCGCCGCCCGCGACAAGGGGTTGCCGGTCTTCGGGGAGACCTGCCCGCAGTACCTCTTCCTGTCCACCGACAACCTCGCGGAGCCCGACTTCCAGGGCGCCAAGTACGTCTGCTCGACACCCCTGCGGCCGAAGGAACACCAGGCGGCGCTGTGGCGCGGCCTGCGGACCAACGACCTCCAGGTGGTGTCCACCGACCACTGCCCGTTCTGCTTCAGGGGCCAGAAGGAGCTGGGCCGGGGAGACTTCTCGAAGATCCCCAACGGGCTGCCGGGGGTGGAGAACCGTATGGACCTCCTCCACCAGGCCGTCCTGGACGGGCACATCAGCCGCCGCCGCTGGATCGAGATCGCCTGCGCGACCCCGGCCCGGATGTTCGGCCTCTACCCCCGGAAGGGCACGATCGCACCGG
Coding sequences:
- the hydA gene encoding dihydropyrimidinase, encoding MSTRTLIRGGLVVTAADELHADVLIEDGRVVALAAHGSAPAETWTADRTIDATGKYVIPGGVDAHTHMELPFGGTSASDTFETGTRAAAWGGTTTIVDFAVQSVGHSLRAGLDAWYAKADGQCAIDYAFHMILSDVNEGTLKEMDLLVEEGISSFKLFMAYPGVFYSDDGQILRAMQRASANGGLIMMHAENGIAIDVLVEQALARGETDPRHHGEVRKVLLEAEATHRAIQLARVAGSPLYVVHVSAEEAVAELAAARDKGLPVFGETCPQYLFLSTDNLAEPDFQGAKYVCSTPLRPKEHQAALWRGLRTNDLQVVSTDHCPFCFRGQKELGRGDFSKIPNGLPGVENRMDLLHQAVLDGHISRRRWIEIACATPARMFGLYPRKGTIAPGSDADVVLYDPHAEQVISAETHHMNVDYSAYEGRRITGRVDTVLSRGELVIDRREYTGRAGHGAFAHRSTCQYL